The Rhineura floridana isolate rRhiFlo1 chromosome 15, rRhiFlo1.hap2, whole genome shotgun sequence genome window below encodes:
- the LOC133370323 gene encoding cytochrome P450 2F5-like — protein MDVDAALTVALLLACLSFLALYLKGSRKKKGKLPPGPAPLPFVGNLFQLDPKEMHRSLEKLSKRYGPVYTIHLGSLPCVVLCGYQAVKEALIDQADDFSDRGDFPVFYRFTKGNGIAFSSGEKWKVLRRFALQTLKNFGMGKRSIEVRIQEEAQCLVQEFRKTGGAPFNPINLVCRAVSNVICAVVFGRRFDYEDVAFLTLLDHFNENFKLMSSSWGELYNIFPRLMDILPGPHHQIFRNFEKLRQFIAERIRWHQKDLDPDAPRDFIDCFLIRMEQEKQDPLSHFHTETLVMTTHNLFFGGTETTSTTIRFSFLILMKYPEVAAKVHQEIDRVIGSDRAPCLADRKFMPYTDAVLYEIQRFITILPMGLPRAVTRDTPFRDFLLPKGTNVIPLLNSVHQDPAQFKDPTSFNPANFLDENNSFRSNDAFMPFAPGKRICLGAGLARMEIFLFLTTILQHFTLQPLVAPTEIDLTPQCTGLGNVPRLFEFRLLPR, from the exons ATGGATGTCGATGCAGCCCTCACCGTGGCCTTACTCCTGGCCTGCCTTTCCTTCTTGGCTTTGTACCTGAAAGGGAGCAGGAAAAAGAAGGGGAAGCTGCCCCCTGGCCCAGCACCCCTGCCTTTCGTTGGCAACCTCTTCCAGTTGGACCCCAAAGAAATGCACCGATCGCTGGAAAAG CTCAGCAAGAGGTATGGGCCTGTCTATACCATCCACTTGGGGTCACTGCCTTGCGTGGTCCTCTGTGGCTACCAAGCTGTGAAGGAGGCCTTGATAGACCAGGCTGATGATTTCAGCGACCGTGGAGACTTCCCCGTGTTCTATCGCTTCACCAAAGGCAATG GCATCGCGTTCTCCAGCGGGGAGAAGTGGAAGGTCCTGCGCCGTTTTGCACTGCAAACACTGAAGAACTttggaatgggaaaaagaagcaTTGAGGTCCGGATCCAAGAGGAAGCCCAGTGCCTGGTCCAGGAGTTCCGGAAAACTGGCG GGGCTCCTTTCAACCCCATCAATCTTGTGTGTCGGGCTGTCTCCAACGTCATCTGCGCAGTGGTCTTTGGCCGCCGCTTTGACTATGAAGATGTCGCCTTCCTCACCCTCCTGGACCACTTCAATGAGAACTTCAAGCTCATGAGCTCCAGCTGGGGGGAG ctctacaacatctTCCCTCGGCTCATGGACATCCTGCCTGGGCCTCATCACCAAATCTTCCGTAACTTTGAGAAACTGCGGCAGTTTATCGCTGAGCGCATTCGGTGGCATCAGAAAGATCTGGACCCTGATGCACCGCGGGATTTCATTGACTGCTTTCTCATCCGCATGGAGCAG GAGAAGCAAGACCCACTGAGCCATTTCCACACGGAGACGCTAGTGATGACCACGCACAATCTGTTCTTCGGGGGCACCGAGACCACCAGCACCACCATCCGCTTCAGCTTCCTGATCCTCATGAAGTACCCAGAAGTGGCAG CTAAAGTCCACCAGGAGATCGACCGAGTGATTGGGTCTGACCGCGCTCCCTGCCTGGCTGACCGCAAATTCATGCCGTACACAGATGCCGTCCTCTATGAGATCCAGCGCTTCATCACCATCTTACCGATGGGGCTGCCTCGTGCCGTGACCCGGGACACCCCTTTCAGGGACTTCCTGCTCCCTAAG GGCACCAACGTGATCCCTTTGCTGAATTCGGTGCACCAAGATCCAGCCCAGTTCAAGGACCCAACTTCCTTCAACCCAGCCAACTTCCTGGATGAAAACAATTCCTTCAGAAGCAACGATGCCTTCATGCCTTTTGCCCCAG GGAAGCGGATCTGCCTGGGTGCCGGCCTGGCCCGAATGGAGATCTTCCTCTTCCTCACCACCATCCTCCAACACTTCACCCTCCAGCCTCTGGTCGCCCCTACAGAGATTGACTTGACGCCGCAGTGCACTGGCTTGGGCAATGTGCCCCGTCTGTTTGAGTTCAGGCTTCTCCCTCGCTAG